tattcagtttgttGTTCAAAGATAAAAGCTCACACATCTTAGCCTGTGAACTTGTTCGGTGGTCTAAATATGTCTGCCACGCCATGTCTTCCCTCCTTCACATAAGCGGAAAATGTGATTTTAGATGAATAGAGTATGACACTCTGTTTCCTTTTGCTCTTCACTCACTGTGGTACTTGGCTTATAAAGCTATCTTTCCCCCCTCCCCATGAACCACTTGAGGATTGTGATTGTTTAGAATACTAATCATCTGATACTTGGCTGTTTTGAGATTATTGACAGCCAATTAACAGATGTGGTGGTTCCCGTTGCAACATTTGACAGCTTTGACAATgaatatctgtctatctgtctgtctgtctatatattagtgctgtcaatcaatcaaaaaaaattactatttaattacactttttttctgcaattaatcaggattaatcctGCCTAGCATCAtagtttttaaatacatttttagattgaaataatttcacattcaatcttcaaattaatgtagaaacaacataaagacagtatatttttaatgttaattttttttttttatggctaaaGGGACTAAAGtaaatatagatgaatccttaaagctacaGATATTCCATTCGAGTTTATTTGTGTACCGCTTTTCATGAtccaaatcattgcaaagcagctttgtagaaaattaaagtttttacattatatttagtaatcaATTATCAGCAGTGACTGTCTCAAGTTGTtgtccatatggcagaaatgtacggtaAAAATCAAGCAGTTAGTTAATGtcatgtaatcaaacagatggtGAACACTATTAACCACAATAATTATATGTTACCATCAATTTTAGATCAGTATTAGAGAAGATAGTGCCCATATTGCTAATAATTTCATTATGTTATTGATTTCCTACTTTTTCTattgttctttgattaatagacaTCATAGCAGCTGGGTTATTAGGTTAtttggctgctattactttaagagcaAAGTCACATTAACTCAGCATACTTTACCTCACTGAGATAATGTAATGAAGTAAAATGTTCATTGTTGTtctgaaaaaacacaaaatgttctgaaagtactgaaataaaacattgtgttttaagtatatttatcaGCTGTTCCAGCTGCAATGTTTATTGAGATTTTGGATTTCCATCTTTTTTTCCCAGTTACTAGAGGTCAATGGACAAAACTTCGAAAATGTGCCGTTATCCAAAGCCAACGAGATTCTCAAAAACAACACGCACCTGTCCATTACTGTGAAAACCAATCTCTTAGGTAAGCTACACTGGCTGAAATAACCACAGCTGCACAGACTGTTATTTAGACCCAACACAAATTGCCAGTCAGCTCTTTCATCTTCAGTAAGGGACAGTGTATCTGTAGTTCATTTTGTAAGGCTGTTTGTTGCTTGAAAATGTCACATGGCATTGTCAAACTCATTGTCTCTGTGCTGTGTTCCCTGCTCTTAGTGTTTAAGGAGCTACTGGCCAGGCCTGACCAGGACCAGGAGCTAGAACAGGAGGAGGAGCCAGACAGGAAGAACGGGGCACCTCACATCCCCAAAATTGGGGACATTAAGAAAGCCAGCCGCTACTCCATCCCTGACCTGGCTGTGGATGTGGAGCAGGTCATGGGCCTTGAGAAAGCTAGTAAGAAAGCCAAGGCCAACACCGTAGGTGGCAGAAACAAGCTGAAGAAGATCTTTGACAAAACACTGACCAGTATTCTTCCACCCAAACCTTACAAGTAAGCTGAGCTTGATGCATTAAAGCTCTCTTCGTGATTTGGTTCCCTGTGGTGTATAACTCTTCTGGTTTGTACACAGTGATGTTGGTGTGGGACAGTCACAGGATGACAGTATTGTGGGGCTAAAGCAGTCAAAGCAGATCCCTCCTGCCCTTCCTGTAAGTGGAAACCTTTCATCAAGCAACCCTGACCTGCTGCAGTCACACCATCGCATACTCGACTTCAACAACCAGCCTGGTAAGACACTTAATCTGGTTTAGCAAAGTAAGACATTTTACTGCATTAACATAGATGCTGGTTCTGAAACAACAGTCTAATCATCCACTCTCATGCTAGGGTTAGCTTTAGGGGTTAAGGTTAGGCTGTGGCTTTAAGCTGGTCTTAAGGGGTGAACATCATTTTTATCAATTCTTTCATTTTCTCAGTGATTGGGTAAGCCAATAATCATTTGatccaataattttttttctactaGGTTAGAAAGCCTTTATACGAGAGAACAGACGTTGAGTCAGTAAAGCTCAGCTGAGatctttaaatgaatagtttaaaaatattattgcaatgtcTTACTGTGCGCTCACCTTTAGGGCATCTAATGAACATTTCACAGAAGTTTATTCTCAGTACATGCATATTTAATAAGATGCTTATGCTGTCCTGAATGTCCTCTTTCAGAAGCAGTCCCTATAAGTAAGTATTTGATCTTATCCTCTTAGAGGTTCCTCAACTACTTTCATTTTCCTAATCACAATCTTCTTCAGGGCACTTCTCTGCTCTGACATTGATTTTGCCATCTCAATTTATGTAGAACGAATTGGTACTCAATCAACCCTTAATTTATAAACACTGCATTTGGTGGGGTTCATCAAAATTCATTCgttaaatgaatgttgttcaaatGAATGTTGCTTTCACACTAGAGGTTTTGTTGCAGCAAGAGATTGATTGAcctgtgcaatcaaaaatgtgcaaaaagcTCCTGTTAATAGTTTAATGTTAAAGTCAGTAGGTTTAAGTGATGATTTAGAGATacataaatatgtttacataaaTAAAGGCAAATTAATTACATTGATTGTCCAAAACTGTAATTCAGATTCTGACTTAAACATAGTAAGTGTGAAAGTGACAGTTCAGATGTGGTGTAAAATGGGTAACGCATAAGTGGTTTCCACCTAGATGAAGACTATATTATTGGGTGTTGGTTAATAAAAGGGTTAAGTATGTGGGTTTAAGCCATTCCTATGTTCTTTAGACATGTCAGACCAGGTATTGAGAGTGTTCAAGGCAGACCAGCAAAGTCGGTACATCATGATTGGGAAGGACACCACAGCAAAAGAAGTCGTAGCTCAGGCCATCCGAGAGTTTGCCTTGACCGCTGCTCCTGAAGCATATTCGTTGTGTGAAGTGTCAGTCACTCCTGAGGGTGTCATCAAGCAGCGGCGACTCCCAGAGCAACTCTCCAAACTGGCTGACAGGATCCAGCTGAGTGGCAGGTGCTGCCTTAGAGCCCTTGTGGCCATTTTGTTCAATTTTCTGTAGTATAATGGTGTCAGATCGCACAGAATATCCGTTGACCTCTCGTTTAACATGTAGGTACTACCTGAAAAGCAACATGGAGACAGAGACACTGTGCTCGGATGAAGATGCCCAGGAACTGCTAAGGGAGAGCCATATTAGCCTGCTGCAGCTTAGCACGGTGGAAGTGGCGACCCAGCTGTCCATGCGCGCATTTGAGCTGTTCTGTGCCATCGAGCCCACAGAGTATATTGATGACCTGTTCAAGCTGAAAACTCGCCTAACCGGACCCCCCAGCCTCAAGCTCTTTGAGGATGCTATCAATCGGGAGACCTTCTGGGTTGCCACAGAGGTGGTCCGTGAGCCCAACCAGCTCAAACGCATGAAGATCATCAAGCACTTCATAAAGATCGCACTGCATTGCCGCGAGTGCAAGAACTTCAACTCCATGTTTGCCATCATCAGGTAGAAAGAGGCTTCATTTTAAGAGGCAAAAAAAATTAAGGGTTAAATTGAAGACCTCTTAAGTGTGTTAAATTTTTTTGGAGTCCCAATTAACAATGACATTTTGTGTCTTTTCCAGTGGTCTGAACTTGGCACCGGTGTCCAGACTGAGAGGCACATGGGAGAAATTGCCCAGCAAATATGAGAAGCTGTTTAGTGATCTTCAAGATCTATTTGATCCTTCCAGGAATATGGCAAAGTACCGGAATCTTCTGAACAGCCAGAACCTGCAGCCACCCATCATCCCACTGTTCCCTGTAATCAAGAAGGATCTCACCTTCCTGCATGAAGGTAAGACAACAGTAGGTGATGAcatatatgtgtttgtttattattgaACTGTCTAGTTTTTggtaataacattaaaatatatatatatatatatatatatatatatatatatatatatatatatatatatatatatatatatatatatatatatataattttttttttttttttttttttttttaaacagtctcAAAAGTCCCTAACCATCCACATTTATGTGTAGCACTTACAACTCTGCATTGCCTTCCTAAATTTGTTTCAGACTAGGATCTTTTCTGTTTAATCTTCTAGGCCATTGCACTGTACAAGCAAAAACCAAAATCCAGAATGGTGATTGACAAGTTGATTAATTTCATCTGGCAGCACAAAGCTCTGTAAAGATCCTTGCACACTGAGTTCACAGAAATTGGTGGGCTTCTTTTTAATACATGGCTCTAGAATCACTGGGAGAGCATCCAACTGAGCCACTGACATCCTGAAGTAAACTTTGAATCACTAGTGATAATCCCTATATCTCAGGATTGGATGGAtccaatatttcctttctttttctattttaagaagAGAGAGGACAACCAAATCATCCTCACCTTAAGAAGACttcattttgtattgttttgctaattttttaGCAACGCATATGCATTGGACTCAGTGTGCAAGGTTCCTGTTCGTGACAAATGTTTAGGTTGAcgatataaaaaaacacatacaaatatttCTGACTCCATGTGCAAGGACCTTAACTGTTTATGCGGTGCATTTAATGCAAGGTTTGTGCCTTTAAGGCACCGTTGCAAAAACTGTCCATTTTGAGAGTGTGAAATATgatcatgacaaaaaaaaaaatatatatatatatatatataaatatatgatatgaGCCTTTTCTTTATTGTCCACCCTAGGAAATGACTCGAAGGTGGACGGTTTGGTGAACTTTGAGAAACTGCGGATGATTGCTAAAGAGATCAGACATGTAGGCCGAATGGCAGCTGTAAACATGGACCCTGCTCTGATGTTCAGAACCAGGCGAGTGCCTTTCTGTTCTGACTGCTACAATGACTTCTTTGCCCTTCTTTCTGGCTTGACTCTTCGCACCACTGAGTAGCTTTTAGTGCCCACTCACTGCGATGTGTACAGCTCTCACCACACGCTTCTACACACAGGCCTTTTCCGAAGGTTTTTTGATATGTTGAAGTAATGTTTACGTACAAGACAGTTAAACCATTTTGTATGTTACTCTCTGTCTGCATTATTATCAGATAAGTTAGTGTCTCTCTTTTGGTCTCTGGTGCACCTTACCTTGGTACCCTTGGTCTGTTTCTCCTCATCTAAGTgtgtctccctctctttctctcatggGCTATCTCTCTCCCCCATTTCTCTCTATGTCCACCCTCTCTGCCCCACGCTTCACTATTCATGGCTCTCCCTTATAGGAAGAAGAAATGGAGGAGTTTAGGGTAAGTATGGTGAACTCTCACCTTTGACCTCACGTGTCCCCCTTCCTTTAATTTGGGCTGGCTCCTCACCAtccattatttgtatttttctggtTCATTTGAGAATGCTTCTGCTCTGACGGATCCCATCCAAGCATTTGACCGCCATCACTTTTGCTAATCAGGGTCATTGAAAACACTCACCTCATTCTAAAATACATCCCAATGTTTCTGTTGTATAATTACcatagattttttaatgtttcacaaaCATGACCCCTCTAGTGTGCATGAATTTATTTACAGTTGTTTGGTTCCTgctcatttattcatttgatacCCCATGATCCATTTTTAGCAAAAGTGATTTAACGTGCCCCTTCCAGCTGAACTACTTACAATAGTTGCACGCTTTTTAagtatttgctgtttttttttctttatattaaaaaattgtGATTAATGGTATGTGTAAATTCAAACATAACCTTGTGTAAGATTTTATAAACCTACTATGCACAGTTCAcctttaaacataaaataaatggttaaaaaaaactatagttaaagaaaaaacatgaCCAAAAATAATAGCATACAAAAATGATCTGTTATTTTATCCCAAAACTCATGCAAAGTTTAAGCACTCtacttctgttgttttatttaacatcCAGTTTTTATTTAACTGCCTGATTGGCTGAGATTTTAAATGCATggaatgtttggaagctgcaaggAATGCAACTTActgcatgtcaaaaaaaaatgcaaccaaTCCTGCATCAGCACACTACCCACTTTTAAAGTCAGCCCTCATCTTTAACGATAATATTTGTGTGCGTTTAGGTCACTCAGCCAGGGGAGTGCCAATGCGGCCGTCCTGGATGTAACCCAGACGGGCGGGCACAAGAAGCGGGTCAGACGGAGTTCCTTCCTCAATGCCAAGAAGCTGTATGAGGATGCACAGATGGCACGCAAGGTCAAACAATACCTGTCCAACCTCACCCTTGAAACGAATGAGGAGAGCTTGCAGACACTCTCAATTCAGTGTGAGCCTTCAGTCAACACATGTGAGTAGCATGCAAGCACCCACATGTTTAGTTGAATATGTTTAGTTGAATATGTATTTGTCTTGTATATATCATCACAGTGCCGAAGAGTTCCGGGGACAGGAAAAGACCCGACACATCGCCTGTAGTTGCACGGGCCGCCGCTCACCAGCGCCAGCAGCTTCAGAAAGCCAACCAGGGGCTTCAAGTGCCTGCCGTAGCCCTTTACCCATCACGCAAGAAAGTGCCAGTCAAAGACTTGCCACCATTTGGTAAGATCACCACATTGATTTAGCATAAACATGATCAGCTACTACATTATATGTTACTGGTGCTCATAAGGATCTTACTGTATTTTCACAGGCACAAGCTCACCACAGTCTCTGAAGAAGATACTGTCCCTTTCAGAGGAGGCAGGAGAGAGACACAGGAAACAGACAGAGGATAATGTGTCCAACAATTCCTCACAACTGTCATCTCCTCCTACTTCTCCTCACAGCTCACCTAAGAAAGGTAAGCATACTCCGAAGACACACTCACTGGGGCACATTTAAATGTTTCTCCAACCTCTGTTCTTTGCACACTCGATTTGCTCTCTAAAATTAACTTATCAGTAAAGGGTGGAATCAGAGCCTTAGCATGAAGTGAACTATATTGTCAGACAGCTGCTCTGTTATCTAGCGCCCCCTAGTGCCAACATGTTTTCATGGCTGATTTTATGTGTTgagactgccatctagtggtaaaAATATCACACTTGGGAAATGAAATATCCTGACAAGGTTTACATGTgttttttccaaaacattttagaACACTGCTTGTCTCTTTTTTCATTACTGTAACACTGGTTAGTGTCTACACCAACTGCTAAAGTCCGTCTACACTAGACGCGACAAAAAGACCATTTTGTGTCAATATGTCATAAATATAATGTAGCAGCAGTTTTCTTTCTGGGATTTGTCGTGCCATGTTCGGTGTAGACGACagcactgattataatgagttctaTACACTGATCTATATTGGTTCTATAGTATTCTGCCGCGCCGCTGGCGTCCAGTGTACACACGATGTAAAGATACAAAGCTCCACTTTCCATATCTACTTTtacatttgcatcacataacaTTTCTGTCTCTCATCATTCACGTGTTTTACCCTGTATTCAGCCATTGCATCTATAAGAAGCCACAGTATGAAGGGGTTTTCCTCCTCTTGTAGAAAATCACCAACAGGTAACAGGTCCTGGATGCAGATTAAAGCTGAGAGAGTTCACACAAGCATCATTATTGCTGTGTCTCAAGATTTAGTGAGCTGCCCACTCAAACATCATTTAGAGTATATCACCATTCAAAAACTTGGGGTTGGTAaggttttggaattttttttaagtcttatgtTCAACAAGGGGCAGatttatctgattaaaaaaaaaaagtatatacatttacaGAACCCAAAACATTTCATCCCTTTGTGGTATTGGTTGCTTTCATAGTATTTCTTGTTTACAGTTATATATTTCCATCCCTTGATTAAACCctttagtattaatattaaatgttatttttgtgttttgttttacattgttaGTTGGAGGTTccacaaattattttatacatttctaaatatcAGAAGTGCTGACATTTGGGTGAACTCTCTCACCAAGTCTAGACAGTGTTTTGCTCCTGTTGTAGCTGGCAGAGGCAAgctagtagctgtgtgtgtgtgtgtgtgtgtgtgtgtgtgtgtgtgtgtgtgtgtgtgtgtgtgtgtgtgtgtgtgtgtgtgtgtgtgtgtgtgtgtgtgtgtgtgttactgaagCAACTGCCTGGTTTTGATTAGCTAATCTAAGAAAGGGGTGACTCTATTGTTTCGAGTTGAACCTCTGAAACCCTGGATACAACCTCTTATTTATTGCACTTATTATTGTATTGTCAATTTAATCATGATGTAAACAATAAGGCTTATCATCCATAAGTAGATGCAGGCATACAGTGTGAGCACTGACATAATATCTCACAGATATTcaatagctctgttccaaaatcttGTATGCTGCATTTTAAGACTGCATTTTAATCCTTCAAAGTCAAGGCATTCCATAATGCACTGTGACAAgttcagtaaaaacaaaaaaacaaaaacaaatttgttataaatatatttctgttttattcagAAGTCGAAAGTAACTCTACAATAGTTGGTTGGCAGCAAAGTAGCTCCATATATTCTGGAACAAAATATTTTAGGTAGAAAGTGGCAATTATAGAATGGGGTACTGCAGGGCTCTGTATTAAGGCCAAACCATTTTCTGATCATGTCATTCTGTGTACTCATGTGCCAGGTTATGGAAGAGCAGGTGACTACCTGTCGGACTCTGGCCACAGTGAGATCTCCTCACGCTCCAGTCTGGTGAGCACCTCCTCCCTGGATATGGGACCAGATGACCGCAGGCATCGATATGGAGTAATAGCTGGGGAGGCTCATGGCAGTAGCCACCGGCTAGAACGCAGGGCTACTGCTGATCCCGACCAGTACAGCTTGGGGTAAGCACTTCTCATTACCTTCAACTTACAACTTTCAACTAGTTGTATTGTTGCCTAAATCACTAGTCAGTTATTTGGTCTAAAGACGCCCTGGGTCAGTTATGTTGGTTTTGGGCTCATCTGACCCCAGTCGAATATGTACTAACATAATACACATTCTTGTGTTTAAAAGCAGATAGTCAGAGTACATTAGAATGATTATAGGTTTCTTGAGAAatatgaaaccattttttttttaaacggggCACTCAAAAATAAAGCATTCTATTAAACAAATAGCAAGTCTATATTAAGTTACAGTACCATTGTTTACCATCATGGCCTAGTCCTGCCAATGCAGAGTAAAAATTAAACCCTTCTGGATTCTTCTACCCTTTCTTCTTTCAGGTCCTACTCATCAATGCAGGACTGCCGGGGTCTGTATGCGGGCGCCACTGTGCTGTCTTCCCCCAGTTCAGAGGAGCTTACCCAGGACCAAGGTGACCGGGTGTCTCTCGATGCTGCTGATTCTGGTCGTGGCAGCTGGACCTCATGTTCCAGCGGCTCCCATGACAACATTCAGACCATGCAGCAGGGGCGTAGCTGGGAGGCACTTGCAGAGGGTGCAGGGCTTTGGGGAAGCAGAGGAAGCTGGGCGTCTGCCTGCTCCTCTTCGTCCTCTGTGGCATGTTGGGGTGAGGACTCTGAGGGAGACACAGGCACCATCAAGCGGAGAGGAGGGAGGGATGTGACCACAGACCCAGAGACCAGCAGCATCACCTCCACTGGTTCAGAAGAGTCCAGACAGCATAGTCGACGCCCCTCACCCATCACTGCAGGCAACACCAAAGCTGTGATCAGTAAGAGTCGCCACATTAaccaagggatagttcacccaaaaatgattattttgatatttacttaaCCTCATATTGATCGATTGCAATATATTctcttattttttacatataccatattttccagactataattcacactttttttcatagtatggctggtcctgcgacttatagtcaggtgcgacttatttatcaaaattaatttgacatgaaccaagagaaatgaaccaagagaaaacattgcggtctacagctgcgagagagCGCTCAGGGCTgaagactgtaatgttttctcttggttcttgattctaaataaatgcaacttatagtccagtgtgacttatatatgtttttttcctcatcttgacgtatttttggacttctactcaggtgcgacttatagtccgaaaacgGTAACTCAAAAATTAGAAGCATCAAATAGCTTTTTCATTAAGCATCATTTAAAAGTTACCATTTCTGCTAGTTTCATAATAGGCAAAAAAAACGTACAATACTTTTCATTGAGGAACATTTTGTTATTAAGCTGTTATTTACTGAAAGTTTCGCCTTATGATACTTTTTGGTGATCATGTGAGGTTGGACATCAAACTGTCTGGTGCTTAGTACTCAAAAGTTGGGTAAAGATTTTGATTTTGGGGtaacacttttaaatgaaaatgttgcatcaattactcaccctgatgttgtTTCGAATTCGAAGACCTttttcatcttctgaacacaaagaaagatatttttgatgaaatccgagagctttctggccATGCCTAGACAGCAAGGCATATGCAAGTGATGCTGTTGACATAGAACACTGCGCCTTGTTTACATGCAAAGGAATGCACACGCATGGTAATCTCGTTAATGGCGGTGGACAGTCCCGTGAAAGAAGAAATTGCTGAATAAAgacatatttgtcattttttttttgcacaccaaCAAGTGTTCTCGTAAGTACATAAAATTaagtttgaaccactgatgtcacatggactattttaacaatgtcctcacTATGTTTCTGTATCTTGACAGTGGTGGtaaccttgctgtctatggagtgTCAAAAAAGCTCTCtgatttcctcaaaaatattgtaatttgtgTTACGAAGATGAACTAAGTTCTTTTGGGTTTAGAATGatgtaagggtgagtaattaatgacagaatttagaattttgggtgaactatccctttaagagtaaCTACACCAAGTTATATTTCCTAACCTATCTGCTGTGTTTACACTTTTCAAATGTTGAAGTCATGATTCTTGCATGAAAAACACATTCACAACGATTTAACTAACATTTGAAAATGAACCATAGAGTAGAAACGAACACTTCAAGGTGGAATAACACAACAAACTACCTACAAGTGATCCTTCCTGATCTAGTGCATGTTTGCATGTGTCCGTCCACTTGTGTGAGAAGTGTTACGGATATTAAACGGATCTTTGGTGTCCGTCTACTTCCTCAGCACGGAAGGACGGTCGTTACCGGGATCCTCCTCCCACACCGCCCGGCTACACGGCACTGAGTATCACAGACGTAACTGAGGGTACGGCTCACTCGGGCAGGAGACCACCAGACTACACCACCGCCTTGCAGCGCTCCCGTCTTGTCACACATTCCCCCGACTCCCACCACCCCCCAGCTGCGGGAAAACCCACCCATTCGCTGGACCCCCGTGGCCGAGAcgaggaggagccagaggaggtGGAAGAGGAGGGTGAGTGCTTGTCTCCCAAACTCAGAGCTCAAAGGAGGAGAGGTCCACACACAGCAGTTCCCCCCAGGCCATGAGTTACATACACCACCCCAACAGGAAGGTAAAACATCCCAAACTCCAGTTACttccacactcacacactccacGCACACTCACGTACACCAGTCATGGTCTCTGCATGCCAGGAGGACAGCTCCTTCACCTGCCCGCCATCACCAACCACCAACGCATCTCACACAGT
This DNA window, taken from Carassius auratus strain Wakin chromosome 14, ASM336829v1, whole genome shotgun sequence, encodes the following:
- the LOC113114031 gene encoding rap guanine nucleotide exchange factor 2-like isoform X6: MASYVDNSFRQAVMVNPSDRTQQDLEIVYSYLHGMEALSNLREHQLRIMCETVRYERHEANEVLYYPDDIGTCWYILLSGSVFIKESMFLPRSSFGKRSAGSLRRGCECIVLEPSEMIVVDYMDENEEYFQRQASHRQSRRRFRKINQKGERQTIIDTVEPYPTGKPPVARGYHTECVKAQLPADFSRLHLADGIHPQVTHVSSSHSGCSITSDSGSSSLSDIYQMLLSKSSYSSAFKATESEPCDMDLSGLPETAVDSEEDDDEEDIERASDPLMSRDIVRDCLEKDPMDRTDDDIEQLLEFMHQLPAFANMTMSVRRELCAVMVFAVVERAGTVVLNDGEELDSWSVILNGSVEVTHPDGRTEILCMGNSFGVSPTMEKEYMKGVMKTKVDDCQFVCIAQQEYCCILNQVEKNMQKVEEEGEIVMVKEHRELDRTGTRKGHIVIKGTPERLTMHLVEEHSVVDPTYIEDFLLTYRTFLPSPMVVGKKLLEWFHDSSLRDKVTRVVLLWVNNHFNDFEGDSAMTHFLEEFEYNLDREKMCGHLRLLNIACAAKAKLRVVTLTKPSREAPLSFTLLGGSEKGFRIFIDSVEPGSKAAEAGLKRGDQLLEVNGQNFENVPLSKANEILKNNTHLSITVKTNLLVFKELLARPDQDQELEQEEEPDRKNGAPHIPKIGDIKKASRYSIPDLAVDVEQVMGLEKASKKAKANTVGGRNKLKKIFDKTLTSILPPKPYNDVGVGQSQDDSIVGLKQSKQIPPALPVSGNLSSSNPDLLQSHHRILDFNNQPEAVPINMSDQVLRVFKADQQSRYIMIGKDTTAKEVVAQAIREFALTAAPEAYSLCEVSVTPEGVIKQRRLPEQLSKLADRIQLSGRYYLKSNMETETLCSDEDAQELLRESHISLLQLSTVEVATQLSMRAFELFCAIEPTEYIDDLFKLKTRLTGPPSLKLFEDAINRETFWVATEVVREPNQLKRMKIIKHFIKIALHCRECKNFNSMFAIISGLNLAPVSRLRGTWEKLPSKYEKLFSDLQDLFDPSRNMAKYRNLLNSQNLQPPIIPLFPVIKKDLTFLHEGNDSKVDGLVNFEKLRMIAKEIRHVGRMAAVNMDPALMFRTRKKKWRSLGSLSQGSANAAVLDVTQTGGHKKRVRRSSFLNAKKLYEDAQMARKVKQYLSNLTLETNEESLQTLSIQCEPSVNTLPKSSGDRKRPDTSPVVARAAAHQRQQLQKANQGLQVPAVALYPSRKKVPVKDLPPFGTSSPQSLKKILSLSEEAGERHRKQTEDNVSNNSSQLSSPPTSPHSSPKKGYGRAGDYLSDSGHSEISSRSSLVSTSSLDMGPDDRRHRYGVIAGEAHGSSHRLERRATADPDQYSLGSYSSMQDCRGLYAGATVLSSPSSEELTQDQGDRVSLDAADSGRGSWTSCSSGSHDNIQTMQQGRSWEALAEGAGLWGSRGSWASACSSSSSVACWGEDSEGDTGTIKRRGGRDVTTDPETSSITSTGSEESRQHSRRPSPITAGNTKAVITRKDGRYRDPPPTPPGYTALSITDVTEGTAHSGRRPPDYTTALQRSRLVTHSPDSHHPPAAGKPTHSLDPRGRDEEEPEEVEEEEDEQVSAV
- the LOC113114031 gene encoding rap guanine nucleotide exchange factor 2-like isoform X10 codes for the protein MASYVDNSFRQAVMVNPSDRTQQDLEIVYSYLHGMEALSNLREHQLRIMCETVRYERHEANEVLYYPDDIGTCWYILLSGSVFIKESMFLPRSSFGKRSAGSLRRGCECIVLEPSEMIVVDYMDENEEYFQRQASHRQSRRRFRKINQKGERQTIIDTVEPYPTGKPPVARGYHTECVKAQLPADFSRLHLADGIHPQVTHVSSSHSGCSITSDSGSSSLSDIYQMLLSKSSYSSAFKATESEPCDMDLSGLPETAVDSEEDDDEEDIERASDPLMSRDIVRDCLEKDPMDRTDDDIEQLLEFMHQLPAFANMTMSVRRELCAVMVFAVVERAGTVVLNDGEELDSWSVILNGSVEVTHPDGRTEILCMGNSFGVSPTMEKEYMKGVMKTKVDDCQFVCIAQQEYCCILNQVEKNMQKVEEEGEIVMVKEHRELDRTGTRKGHIVIKGTPERLTMHLVEEHSVVDPTYIEDFLLTYRTFLPSPMVVGKKLLEWFHDSSLRDKVTRVVLLWVNNHFNDFEGDSAMTHFLEEFEYNLDREKMCGHLRLLNIACAAKAKLRVVTLTKPSREAPLSFTLLGGSEKGFRIFIDSVEPGSKAAEAGLKRGDQLLEVNGQNFENVPLSKANEILKNNTHLSITVKTNLLVFKELLARPDQDQELEQEEEPDRKNGAPHIPKIGDIKKASRYSIPDLAVDVEQVMGLEKASKKAKANTVGGRNKLKKIFDKTLTSILPPKPYNDVGVGQSQDDSIVGLKQSKQIPPALPVSGNLSSSNPDLLQSHHRILDFNNQPEAVPINMSDQVLRVFKADQQSRYIMIGKDTTAKEVVAQAIREFALTAAPEAYSLCEVSVTPEGVIKQRRLPEQLSKLADRIQLSGRYYLKSNMETETLCSDEDAQELLRESHISLLQLSTVEVATQLSMRAFELFCAIEPTEYIDDLFKLKTRLTGPPSLKLFEDAINRETFWVATEVVREPNQLKRMKIIKHFIKIALHCRECKNFNSMFAIISGLNLAPVSRLRGTWEKLPSKYEKLFSDLQDLFDPSRNMAKYRNLLNSQNLQPPIIPLFPVIKKDLTFLHEGNDSKVDGLVNFEKLRMIAKEIRHVGRMAAVNMDPALMFRTRKKKWRSLGSLSQGSANAAVLDVTQTGGHKKRVRRSSFLNAKKLYEDAQMARKVKQYLSNLTLETNEESLQTLSIQCEPSVNTLPKSSGDRKRPDTSPVVARAAAHQRQQLQKANQGLQVPAVALYPSRKKVPVKDLPPFGTSSPQSLKKILSLSEEAGERHRKQTEDNVSNNSSQLSSPPTSPHSSPKKGYGRAGDYLSDSGHSEISSRSSLVSTSSLDMGPDDRRHRYGVIAGEAHGSSHRLERRATADPDQYSLGSYSSMQDCRGLYAGATVLSSPSSEELTQDQGDRVSLDAADSGRGSWTSCSSGSHDNIQTMQQGRSWEALAEGAGLWGSRGSWASACSSSSSVACWGEDSEGDTGTIKRRGGRDVTTDPETSSITSTGSEESRQHSRRPSPITAGNTKAVIKDEQVSAV